Proteins found in one Vallitalea guaymasensis genomic segment:
- a CDS encoding MBL fold metallo-hydrolase: protein MKLTITTLIENSKGEHLGLLNEHGISFLIEVNNKKILFDTGQSGDFIKNASTLGKDLKDIDMVVLSHGHYDHTGGFRRFVETVTSDFKLYFHKNAFRKKYSFDNTHYKFLGNSFDKEFLEDNNVESHLVDEDILEIDKGIYIISNFERVTSFEKNNPRFYLVNNDEHVLDDFNDEIMLAIDTPDGLVVILGCSHPGVINMLKTLIKRTGKSINTIIGGTHLVRADEDRIRQTIENFKAMDIKKFGISHCTGENAMNQLKLEFGDKYFHNTTGTVLYFDK, encoded by the coding sequence ATGAAATTAACTATAACAACTCTTATAGAAAATTCTAAAGGAGAGCATCTAGGCTTATTGAACGAACATGGTATTTCCTTTTTGATTGAAGTGAATAATAAGAAAATACTGTTTGATACTGGTCAAAGTGGTGATTTTATTAAAAATGCATCTACTCTTGGTAAAGACTTAAAAGATATAGATATGGTAGTCTTAAGTCACGGACATTATGATCATACAGGTGGATTTAGACGTTTTGTAGAAACTGTTACTTCTGATTTTAAACTGTATTTTCATAAGAATGCATTTAGAAAAAAATACAGCTTTGATAATACTCATTACAAATTTTTAGGAAACAGTTTTGACAAAGAATTTTTAGAGGATAATAATGTTGAATCTCATCTTGTGGACGAAGATATATTAGAGATAGATAAAGGAATTTATATTATTTCTAATTTTGAACGTGTTACTTCATTCGAGAAAAACAACCCTAGATTTTATCTTGTAAATAATGATGAACATGTTCTTGATGATTTTAATGATGAAATTATGTTAGCAATAGATACACCAGATGGTCTAGTTGTAATTCTTGGCTGTTCTCATCCTGGAGTAATCAATATGCTTAAGACTTTGATTAAGCGTACTGGTAAAAGCATTAATACAATCATCGGTGGAACACATTTGGTTAGGGCTGACGAGGATAGAATTCGTCAAACCATAGAGAATTTTAAAGCTATGGACATAAAAAAATTTGGCATTTCACATTGTACGGGAGAAAATGCCATGAATCAGTTGAAGCTAGAATTTGGTGACAAATATTTTCATAATACAACTGGAACAGTACTATATTTTGATAAATAA